DNA from Dokdonella koreensis DS-123:
TGCTGCAGGCCGATTCGATGCAATGGCTGGCGCACGACCGCGGCCACTACGACCTGGTCTTCGTCGACCCGCCCACCTTCTCCAACTCCAAGCGCGCCGATGACTTCGACGTCCAGCGCGACCACGTCCGCCTGCTGGAGCTGTGCCGGCAGCGGCTGGCGCCGGACGGCCTGATCGTGTTCTCGAACAACAACCGGCGCTTCCGGCTCGACGCCGAGGCGCTTCCCGGCCTGGCGATCCGGGACATCACCGCCGCGACGATCCCGTTCGATTTCGCACGCAACCCGCGCATCCACCAGTGCTTCGAGCTGCGTCACGCGGGCTAGCGCGGGGCCTGGGAAACGACGCTGCGCAGCCGCTTTACAGCGGTTTTCCTGAACGCCGATGCTCAGTCCGCATTCAGCGCCTCGGCCCCAGCATGCGGCCGTTCGGATAGCGAATGTGGAGACAGATTCATGGCTGTGCAGGTATCCAAGCGCGCGTCATTCGGCATGGCAGCCCTCGTCCTGGCCGCCCTGCTGCTGGCGGCGCCGGCTGCCCAGGCGGGTGGCCGCCATCACCACGGCCACGGCCACGGCCACCACGGCGGGTGGGGCGTCAGCATCGGCCTGCCCGGTATCGGCCTCAGCTACGTGGACGGCCACCGCGGCGGCTACTGGGGCGGGTACGTCAACGCCTATCCGCGCTATTACGGCGGGCGCCACTACGGCGGCCCGTACCGGTACGACGACCCGTACTACGGCGGCTACTACCCGAGCTACGGCGTGGTCTACCGCGACCGTCCGGTCGTGCGCCGCGTGGTGCACCGCACGGTGTACTACGACGACGATCGTGGCGGCCGCCGCTATTCGGACGACCGCTACTACCGCGATCGGGACTACGGGCGCCGCGCGCGCTACTACGACCGCTGATCCGGCCCGGTCCTTCCAGGTTTTCCGGTTCAACGCCGGCGTGGCTCCTCCCCTTCATGCCGCCCGGCGTTCGGCCCCGCGATGATTTCCCCTGATCATCGCGGGGCCTTCTTTTTATGCCGCTTGCAACCGGTATGAGCCGCGGCGGTATGATGCCGCCTCCCAGCCACCGGAATCGCGAATGAGCCACTTCCGCCGCAAGAACGCCACCGCGGCCGCCGAGTCGCCCGTGGCCTGGACGTTCTTTCGGCAATGGTTGAAGAACCCGCTTTCGATGGCGGCGTTTTCGCCATCGGGCAAGCAGCTCGCACGTGCGATGGTTTCCCAGCTGCCGCCGGGCGCCCGGCGCATCGTCGAGCTGGGCGGCGGGACCGGCGTGTTCACCCGCGCCCTGCTCGACCACGGCATCCGCGCGTCGGACCTGCTGGTGGTCGAACTCAACGAGCCCCTGCACCGGCTGCTCCAGCACCGCTTTCCCGGCGTCCACGTGGTCCGCGGCGATGCCCGCCGGCTCACGGAACTGGCGGCCGGCGAGCATTTCCTCGAAGAAGGCCCGGCCGATGCCGTGGTCAGCGGCCTGGGCCTGCTGTCGATGTCCCGCGGCATGCAGCGCGACATCCTGAACGCCGCGTTCTCGGTGCTGGCCCCGCACGGCCGCTTCATCCAGTTCACCTACGGGCCGGTCAGCCCGGTCTCGCGCGAGCTGCTCGGCGAGCTGGGGCTGCACGCGCGACGCGGGACGATGGCCTGGATCAACGTGCCGCCGGCGACCGTCTATACCTATACGCGCAGCCGCTCCACGGCGATACCGGCGCAGGCGGCCGCGCCGCGCTGAGCCCGGGCAGCGGCGTCAGCCGGCGATGTAGCGCTGCAGCTGCTCGATTTCCTCGGCCTGCTCGCTGATGACCGCCTTGACCAGGTCGCCGATCGACAGCACGCCGACGATCTCGCCGTCGTCGATCACCGGCAGGTGGCGCACGTGGCTGCGCGTGCACACGTGCATGCAGTGGCCGACGCTGTCGGCCGAGGATACGGTGATCACCGGGGACGACATGATGTCCGAGACCGGCGTATCGGCCGACGAGCGACCCTTGAGGATGATCTTGCGCGTGTAGTCGCGCTCGGAAACCATGCCGACGATGACGCCGTCGCGCAGCACCAGCAGGGCGCCGACGTTGTGCTCGGCCATCGTGCGGATCGCCGCCAGCACCGGGGCATCCGGCGCGACCGAGTAGATCGCGTTGCCCTTGTCGTTGAGAAGCTGCCTGACCAGGATCATGGGACCTCCCTCGCGTGTACTGGGTCGGGTGACAGTCTACTACTGCGCGTCGCGGTGCCGTCCTCGGCCTCGTGCGGAGGATGCCAGACGTCGATGAAATACAGCGGGCGCTGCTTGGCCTCGACGTAGAGCCTGCCGATGTATTCGCCGAGCACGCCGAGCGCCATCAGCTGGACGCCGCCGAGGAACAGGATCACCACCATCAGCGACGGATAGCCCTGGACCGGGTCGCCGTAGAGGATCGCCTTCAACAGCACCCAGGCGCCGAAGACGAAGGCCACCAGCGCCACCGCGAAGCCGAAATAGGTGGCGATCTTCAGCGGTGCGCTCGAGAACGATGTGATGCCGTCGAGCGCGAAGTTCCACAGGCGCCAGTAGTTCCACTTGCTTTCGCCGGCGAAGCGCGGATCGCGGTCGTAGACCACCGCCTTCTGGCGATAGCCGACCCAGGTGAACAGCCCCTTCATGAAGCGCTGGCGCTCGCGCACCTGGCCGAGGGCCGCCAGGGCGCGCCGGGAAAGCAGGCGGAAATCGCCGGTGTCGCGCGGGATCGGCGTCTGGCTGAGGCGGTCCATGACGCGGTAGAACGCCGAGGACGTGAGCTTCTTGAAGCCGGTCTCCCCGGCGCGCGAGGCACGGGTGCCGTAGACCACGTCGTAGCCTTCGCGCCAGTGCTCGATGAAGGTCCCGATCAGCTCGGGCGGATCCTGCAGGTCCGCGTCGATGACCACCACCGCATCGGCGTCGACGTGGTCGAGCCCGGCGGTCAGCGCCAGCTCCTTGCCGAAGTTGCGCGACAGCCGCAGCGTGGCGACGCGCGGGTCGCGCGCGCGCAGCGCCTCCATCACCTGCCAGGTGTCGTCGCGGCTGCCGTCGTCGACATAGAGCACCGAGCAGTCGAGGTCGAGCGTGTCGAACGTCGCGGCCAGGCGCTGGTGGAAGGTGTTGAGACCCTCGCTCTCGTTATAGGCAGGGACGACGACGGCCAGGGAGGACATGGGCACACCCGCAGGAGGGACCTGCGCATCGTAGCCGAGCGTCGGTTGCGGTGGAATGTCGTGACCGGAGCCGGCCGCAACGGCGATTCAGCCGCTGCGGCCGGCGGGTCGGGACGGCGCTACTTGATCGACACCCGCTTGCGGTTGTCCTCGGAGCTGCGGTCGACCAGCTTGTTGTACGGGTCGATGCCGGCCTCGAACGGTTCGCCGTCGACGACCAGCTCCAGCGTGGTTTCCTTCTCGGTGACGTGGTGCTTCTGCAGGTACAGCACGGTCTCGTCCGACTCCTTGCCGCCCGGCGGGCGGGCGAACACGCCGATGTCGACCCATTGGTCGAGCGTGGCCTCGGTCTCGGCGCCCTTGCCGTCGGTCTGCAGCATCGCCGAATGCAGCTTGAGCGTGACGGTGTACTTGCCGTCCTCGCGCTTGACCGCATTCGCCTCGACCGCCCGGTTGTCCCAGAAGGTGATCTTCTCGAACAGGTTCTCGATGAACGGGTGGAACTTCGGGTCGGTACCCTCGCGCAGGTAGGCCAGGAACTCGCGCGTGGTCGTGTACGGCGGCTGCTGGAAGCCCTTGTCCTTCAGGAAGCGCGCCAGCACCGCGTTGAGGGTGTCCTCGCCGATCATGTCGCGCAGCGCGTAGAACACCACCGAGCCCTTGCGGTAGTGGATGTAGTCCTGGTTCTCGTTCAGGGCCAGCGGCAGTTCCTCGACGCGCTCGGTGGCGCGGCTCATCAGGTACCGGTCCAGCTCGTACTTGAGGAACTTGCGCATCTTCTGCGGGCCGTACTCGTGCTCCATGACCATCAGGGCGGAGTACTGGGCCAGCGATTCGGACAGCATCGTCGCGCCCTGGACGTTGGCCCCGATCACCTGGTGCGCCCACCACTGGTGTGCAGCCTCGTGGGCGGTCACGTAGAACACGTAGTCGATGTCCTCCTTGTCGCGCAGGTCGGCGATGAAGCCGATCGACTCGGAGTACGGGATCGTCCCGGCGAAGGCCTGGGCGAAGCTGGCGTAGCCCGGGAACTCCAGGATCCGGAACTGGCGGAACTGGTACGGCGAGAAGTTGCGCGTGAAGTACTCGAGCGACTTCTTCGTCGACTCGATCATGCGATCGACGTTGTAGGGATGCTTGGCGTCGTAGTAGATCTCGATCGGGATGCCGTTCCAGGCGTCGCGCTTGACCTGCCAGCGTGCCGACAGCCACGAGAAGAACGGCAGCAGCTTGGCCTCGGACTTGTAGTGGAAGAAGCGGCGGCCGCCCTCGGTCCATTCGCGCTGCAGGTAGCCCGGCGCCAGCGCGATCTGGTCGCCGGCGGTCGAGACGATCGTCTCGAAGTCGACCCAGTCGGCGCTGTCGCTGATGTAGGTGTTGGCGCGGGCGGCCTCGTCGTCGATCTTGGGCATGCGCGGCAGGTCCGGCAGGCCGTACTTGCGCCGGTCGTTGCGGTCGGTGAGCTGG
Protein-coding regions in this window:
- a CDS encoding CBS domain-containing protein; this translates as MILVRQLLNDKGNAIYSVAPDAPVLAAIRTMAEHNVGALLVLRDGVIVGMVSERDYTRKIILKGRSSADTPVSDIMSSPVITVSSADSVGHCMHVCTRSHVRHLPVIDDGEIVGVLSIGDLVKAVISEQAEEIEQLQRYIAG
- a CDS encoding glycosyltransferase family 2 protein, producing the protein MSSLAVVVPAYNESEGLNTFHQRLAATFDTLDLDCSVLYVDDGSRDDTWQVMEALRARDPRVATLRLSRNFGKELALTAGLDHVDADAVVVIDADLQDPPELIGTFIEHWREGYDVVYGTRASRAGETGFKKLTSSAFYRVMDRLSQTPIPRDTGDFRLLSRRALAALGQVRERQRFMKGLFTWVGYRQKAVVYDRDPRFAGESKWNYWRLWNFALDGITSFSSAPLKIATYFGFAVALVAFVFGAWVLLKAILYGDPVQGYPSLMVVILFLGGVQLMALGVLGEYIGRLYVEAKQRPLYFIDVWHPPHEAEDGTATRSSRLSPDPVHAREVP
- a CDS encoding class I SAM-dependent methyltransferase, producing the protein MSHFRRKNATAAAESPVAWTFFRQWLKNPLSMAAFSPSGKQLARAMVSQLPPGARRIVELGGGTGVFTRALLDHGIRASDLLVVELNEPLHRLLQHRFPGVHVVRGDARRLTELAAGEHFLEEGPADAVVSGLGLLSMSRGMQRDILNAAFSVLAPHGRFIQFTYGPVSPVSRELLGELGLHARRGTMAWINVPPATVYTYTRSRSTAIPAQAAAPR